The genome window TGAGCACGTGAAGTCCGAGCGTCTGCGTCAGGAGCTGACCCACAACCTCGAACAGCGCGTGGCCGCCGAAGTGCAGGCGCGTTCCGCCGCCGAAGACCAGCTGCGCCAGTCGCAAAAGCTCGAAGCCATCGGCGGCCTGACTGGCGGCGTGGCCCATGACTTCAATAACCTGCTGCAAGTGATCGCCGGCAACTTGCACTTGCTGGCCCGGCATGAACCGGACAATGCCCAGGTGCAGCGGCGTGTCTCAGCGGCCATTGCCGCGGTGGAGCGTGGGGCCAAATTATCATCGCAGCTGCTGGCTTTTGCCCGGCGCCAACCGTTGTCGCCGGCGGTGTACAACCCCCAACGCATCTATGCTGGGTTGGGTGAACTGCTGCAACGGGCACTGGGCGAAACCATTCATATCGACGTGCAACTGCCTCAGGATTCCTGGTGCATCAATGTCGACCGCAATCAACTGGAAAACGCGCTGCTCAACCTGGCAATCAATGCCCGGGATGCCATGAAAGGCGAGGGCGTGATTCGCATCAACGGCGAAAACATCATTCTCAACCCTGGCGATTGCATCGGTAAAAGTATCAAGCCGGGTGAATACGTGCGTCTGGCGGTGACCGACACGGGCGTCGGTATGACGTCGGAGGTGCTCAAGCGCGCCTTCGAGCCGTTTTTTACCACCAAGCGTGAAGGCCACGGCACCGGCCTGGGCCTGAGCATGGTGTTCGGCTTTGTGCGGCAAAGTGGCGGGCATGTGGAGGTGTGGAGCGAGGAGGGCAGCGGTTCGGTGGTACAGATGTATTTTCCGCGTAGCCTGGAACCGGAATGTTTCGACGAGCACAGCGAGCTGGCGCCCCACAGCGGTGGTCAGGAAACCATTCTGGTGGTTGAAGACAATGAGGGCGTACGCTTGACCGTTGTCGAGCTGCTGGAGCAAGCGGGCTACACCGTACTCACGGCCGAGGACGGTGATCGCGCGATGCAAGCCTTGCAAAACGGGGTGCAGCCGGACCTGATCTTTACCGACGTGGTGATGCCGGGTCGGGTCAAAAGTACCGACCTGGCCGACTGGGCGCGCGTGCAGCAGCCACCTGTCGCGGTGCTGTTCACCTCCGGCCACACCCGCGACATGCTCTCCACCAATCACCTGTTAAGCCCCGACATTCATCTGCTGAGCAAACCCTACAGCCCCGAAGCGCTGACACAGAGGGTGCACAGCGTGCTCACCGCAAGACAAGGTTGCCCATGACTTCACAACGCAACATCCCCCCGATCGCGGCACACCACCTCGGGTTTGTCCGCGTGCGCGGTGCCCGCGAACATAACTTGCGTAACGTTGACGTGGACATTCCCCGGGATGCCCTCGTGGTGTTCACCGGTGTCTCCGGTTCCGGCAAATCGTCCCTGGCATTTTCGACGGTGTATGCCGAAGCCCAGCGCCGCTATTTCGAATCGGTGGCACCCTATGCACGGCG of Pseudomonas fluorescens contains these proteins:
- a CDS encoding ATP-binding protein, whose translation is MHFLSNTHGCEGWGGEMAQRIRAFDWSSTALGPIDAWPHSLSCAVQMLLASPMPMVMLWGPLGYMIYNDSYSVFAGGRHPYLLGTPVELGWPEVADFNRNVLDTCLAGGTLSYRDFPLELLRNGMPEEVWMDLTYSPVADDNQQPAGVLVIVTETTEHVKSERLRQELTHNLEQRVAAEVQARSAAEDQLRQSQKLEAIGGLTGGVAHDFNNLLQVIAGNLHLLARHEPDNAQVQRRVSAAIAAVERGAKLSSQLLAFARRQPLSPAVYNPQRIYAGLGELLQRALGETIHIDVQLPQDSWCINVDRNQLENALLNLAINARDAMKGEGVIRINGENIILNPGDCIGKSIKPGEYVRLAVTDTGVGMTSEVLKRAFEPFFTTKREGHGTGLGLSMVFGFVRQSGGHVEVWSEEGSGSVVQMYFPRSLEPECFDEHSELAPHSGGQETILVVEDNEGVRLTVVELLEQAGYTVLTAEDGDRAMQALQNGVQPDLIFTDVVMPGRVKSTDLADWARVQQPPVAVLFTSGHTRDMLSTNHLLSPDIHLLSKPYSPEALTQRVHSVLTARQGCP